A region of Saccopteryx leptura isolate mSacLep1 chromosome X, mSacLep1_pri_phased_curated, whole genome shotgun sequence DNA encodes the following proteins:
- the XKRX gene encoding XK-related protein 2 isoform X2, which yields MDRVYEIPEEPNVDQISPLEEDVIRGANPRFTFPFGILFSTFLYCGEAASALYMVRIYRKNSETYWMAYTFSFFMFSSIMVQLTLIFVHRDLAKDKPLSLFMHLILLGPVIRCLEAMIKYLTLWKKEGQEEPYVSLTRKKMLINGEEVLIEWEVGHSIRTLAMHRNAYKPVLMVFSLISVTYGATLCNMLAIQIKYDEYKIRLGPLEVLCITIWRTLEITSRLLILVLFSATLKLKAVPFLLLNFLIILFEPWVKFWRSGAQMPNNIEKNFSQVGTLVVLISITVLYAGINFSCWSALQLKLADRDLVEKGQNWGHMGLHYSVRLVENAIMVLVFKFFGVKVLLNYCHSLIALQLIIAYLISIGFMLLFFQYLHPLRSLFTHNIADYLHCVCCHRHPQSRVENLESSFDTETTQSVV from the exons CCTTTTCTCCACCTTTTTGTACTGTGGGGAGGCTGCATCTGCCTTGTACATGGTTAGAATCTATCGAAAGAATAGCGAAACCTATTGGATGGCATacaccttttccttttttatgttttcatccaTTATGGTCCAGCTGACACTCATTTTTGTCCACAGAGATCTGGCCAAAGACAAACCGCTATCATTGTTCATGCATCTAATCCTCTTGGGACCTGTTATCAG ATGTTTGGAGGCCATGATTAAGTACCTCACACTGTGGAAGAAAGAGGGGCAAGAGGAGCCCTATGTCAGCCTCACCCGAAAGAAGATGCTAATAAATGGCGAGGAGGTGCTGATAGAATGGGAGGTGGGCCACTCCATCCGGACCCTGGCTATGCACCGCAATGCCTACAAAC ctGTGCTAATGGTCTTTTCCCTGATATCTGTCACCTATGGTGCTACCCTCTGCAATATGTTGGCTATCCAGATCAAGTATGATGAATACAAGATTCGTCTTGGGCCACTAGAAGTCCTCTGCATCACCATCTGGAGGACACTGGAGATCACCTCCCGCCTCCTGATTCTGGTGCTCTTCTCAGCTACTTTGAAATTGAAGGCTGTGCCCTTCTTATTGCTCAACTTCCTGATTATTCTTTTTGAGCCTTGGGTTAAATTCTGGAGGAGTGGTGCACAGATGCCCaataacattgaaaaaaatttcagCCAAGTTGGCACCCTGGTGGTGCTGATTTCCATTACCGTCCTCTATGCTGGCATCAACTTCTCTTGCTGGTCAGCTTTGCAGTTGAAGTTGGCAGACAGGGACCTTGTTGAAAAAGGTCAGAACTGGGGACATATGGGCCTGCACTATAGTGTGAGATTGGTAGAGAATGCGATCATGGTCCTGGTGTTTAAGTTTTTTGGAGTGAAAGTGTTACTAAATTACTGTCATTCCTTGATCGCCTTGCAGCTCATTATTGCTTACCTGATTTCCATTGGCTTCATGCTCCTTTTCTTCCAGTACTTGCATCCGTTGCGCTCACTCTTTACCCACAATATAGCGGACTACCTCCACTGTGTCTGCTGCCACCGGCACCCTCAGAGCAGGGTAGAGAACTTGGAGTCATCCTTTGATACTGAAACAACACAAAGTGTTGTCTGA
- the XKRX gene encoding XK-related protein 2 isoform X1 gives MDRVYEIPEEPNVDQISPLEEDVIRGANPRFTFPFGILFSTFLYCGEAASALYMVRIYRKNSETYWMAYTFSFFMFSSIMVQLTLIFVHRDLAKDKPLSLFMHLILLGPVIRCLEAMIKYLTLWKKEGQEEPYVSLTRKKMLINGEEVLIEWEVGHSIRTLAMHRNAYKRMSQIQAFLGSVPQLTYQLYVTLISAEVPLGRAVLMVFSLISVTYGATLCNMLAIQIKYDEYKIRLGPLEVLCITIWRTLEITSRLLILVLFSATLKLKAVPFLLLNFLIILFEPWVKFWRSGAQMPNNIEKNFSQVGTLVVLISITVLYAGINFSCWSALQLKLADRDLVEKGQNWGHMGLHYSVRLVENAIMVLVFKFFGVKVLLNYCHSLIALQLIIAYLISIGFMLLFFQYLHPLRSLFTHNIADYLHCVCCHRHPQSRVENLESSFDTETTQSVV, from the exons CCTTTTCTCCACCTTTTTGTACTGTGGGGAGGCTGCATCTGCCTTGTACATGGTTAGAATCTATCGAAAGAATAGCGAAACCTATTGGATGGCATacaccttttccttttttatgttttcatccaTTATGGTCCAGCTGACACTCATTTTTGTCCACAGAGATCTGGCCAAAGACAAACCGCTATCATTGTTCATGCATCTAATCCTCTTGGGACCTGTTATCAG ATGTTTGGAGGCCATGATTAAGTACCTCACACTGTGGAAGAAAGAGGGGCAAGAGGAGCCCTATGTCAGCCTCACCCGAAAGAAGATGCTAATAAATGGCGAGGAGGTGCTGATAGAATGGGAGGTGGGCCACTCCATCCGGACCCTGGCTATGCACCGCAATGCCTACAAACGTATGTCACAGATCCAAGCCTTCCTGGGTTCAGTGCCCCAGCTGACCTATCAGCTATATGTGACCTTGATCTCTGCAGAGGTCCCTTTGGGTAGAG ctGTGCTAATGGTCTTTTCCCTGATATCTGTCACCTATGGTGCTACCCTCTGCAATATGTTGGCTATCCAGATCAAGTATGATGAATACAAGATTCGTCTTGGGCCACTAGAAGTCCTCTGCATCACCATCTGGAGGACACTGGAGATCACCTCCCGCCTCCTGATTCTGGTGCTCTTCTCAGCTACTTTGAAATTGAAGGCTGTGCCCTTCTTATTGCTCAACTTCCTGATTATTCTTTTTGAGCCTTGGGTTAAATTCTGGAGGAGTGGTGCACAGATGCCCaataacattgaaaaaaatttcagCCAAGTTGGCACCCTGGTGGTGCTGATTTCCATTACCGTCCTCTATGCTGGCATCAACTTCTCTTGCTGGTCAGCTTTGCAGTTGAAGTTGGCAGACAGGGACCTTGTTGAAAAAGGTCAGAACTGGGGACATATGGGCCTGCACTATAGTGTGAGATTGGTAGAGAATGCGATCATGGTCCTGGTGTTTAAGTTTTTTGGAGTGAAAGTGTTACTAAATTACTGTCATTCCTTGATCGCCTTGCAGCTCATTATTGCTTACCTGATTTCCATTGGCTTCATGCTCCTTTTCTTCCAGTACTTGCATCCGTTGCGCTCACTCTTTACCCACAATATAGCGGACTACCTCCACTGTGTCTGCTGCCACCGGCACCCTCAGAGCAGGGTAGAGAACTTGGAGTCATCCTTTGATACTGAAACAACACAAAGTGTTGTCTGA